The following are encoded in a window of Roseibaca calidilacus genomic DNA:
- a CDS encoding helix-turn-helix domain-containing protein, which produces MKPQDPVFYGKCDAHFLDAEEVEQRSEDDLWFLPGPMEEELEYLPPGPRAEPREAEVLDDWRKAEAGHAARLARVAGRLGALDDRVKRGPEGWRHRLALIEAADLSWFAGDRIGPDRLALWISMRLSGVQDDTAALARVGWAVRRLTGGPGPEVDLSAFLDRRDPENLADEAEPFADRADGWLDLTAQAAELHPITRACMGFHLWSLAGLGQQGDRMEAAVTAARIAVSDSKGAVFAPLAMGGAGGLRAGGSPADRLARWLEGMETACLTAMRHLDDIEAWSARAETEMSPLSGRTPPALCAVLTEWPLVSAPMAEALTGASRAAVQRNLAWMEEKGLVREMTGQGRYRMWRAAN; this is translated from the coding sequence ATGAAGCCCCAAGACCCTGTCTTTTATGGTAAATGTGATGCTCACTTTCTCGACGCTGAGGAGGTGGAACAGCGGTCTGAGGACGATCTTTGGTTCCTGCCCGGCCCCATGGAAGAGGAGCTGGAGTATTTGCCGCCCGGACCACGGGCCGAACCGCGTGAAGCCGAGGTCCTCGACGATTGGCGGAAAGCAGAGGCGGGTCATGCCGCGCGTCTTGCCCGTGTGGCCGGTCGCCTCGGCGCACTGGATGACCGGGTTAAGCGCGGCCCGGAAGGATGGCGGCACAGGCTTGCCCTGATCGAGGCCGCCGACCTCAGCTGGTTCGCGGGTGACCGCATCGGCCCGGATCGGCTGGCGCTCTGGATCTCCATGCGCCTGTCGGGGGTGCAGGACGACACCGCCGCGTTAGCGCGTGTCGGTTGGGCGGTGCGGCGGCTGACAGGTGGTCCGGGACCGGAGGTGGACCTTTCCGCCTTCCTTGACCGCCGCGACCCCGAAAACCTCGCCGATGAGGCCGAACCGTTTGCAGATCGCGCAGACGGTTGGCTGGACCTGACGGCGCAAGCTGCGGAACTGCATCCGATCACCCGTGCCTGCATGGGCTTTCACCTCTGGAGCCTCGCGGGTCTCGGACAGCAGGGCGATCGAATGGAAGCGGCAGTCACTGCGGCGCGAATCGCGGTGAGCGATAGCAAGGGGGCAGTCTTTGCGCCTCTTGCCATGGGTGGGGCAGGGGGGCTGCGCGCTGGCGGCTCACCCGCTGACCGTCTGGCCCGGTGGCTTGAAGGGATGGAGACCGCCTGCCTGACCGCAATGCGGCACCTTGACGATATCGAGGCATGGTCAGCACGGGCAGAAACCGAGATGAGCCCGCTCTCGGGCCGCACGCCCCCAGCTTTGTGCGCTGTTCTGACCGAATGGCCACTTGTCTCAGCCCCGATGGCCGAGGCTCTGACCGGTGCTAGTCGCGCCGCCGTCCAGCGTAACCTTGCCTGGATGGAGGAAAAGGGTCTGGTCCGCGAGATGACCGGGCAGGGGCGGTATCGGATGTGGCGTGCGGCAAACTGA
- a CDS encoding recombinase family protein, translating to MPLIGYARVSTEDQTPLPQSQTLKSAGCAEIHEEQASGGDRARPVLARVLERIGKGDTLVVVRIDRLARSLSHLLEVIERLEAKGAFFRSIQDPIDTASPQGKFTLQVLGAAAEFERALIRERTKAGLASARTKGRVGGNPGLRARDPAALRKVRLARQDGYMERLNETAQDWVPHVRRLRPDLAWEDVVRIINGPLPEARRWTQSRLLRAVKAYVRDGFLSAEVLARAGRRETDDRLPAIVAAIKGADPDITLKAICTRLEAMRERTPRGRTSWQPSSVKMLLERAEKLGMI from the coding sequence ATGCCCCTGATCGGCTATGCGCGAGTATCGACCGAGGATCAGACCCCCCTGCCCCAGTCGCAGACCCTGAAATCCGCAGGCTGCGCCGAGATCCATGAGGAGCAGGCTTCTGGCGGTGATCGTGCGCGGCCTGTGCTGGCGCGGGTGCTGGAACGGATCGGCAAGGGCGATACGCTGGTGGTGGTGCGCATCGACCGGCTTGCGCGGTCGCTGTCGCATCTGCTGGAGGTGATTGAGCGGCTGGAGGCCAAGGGTGCTTTCTTCCGCTCGATCCAGGACCCGATCGACACCGCATCCCCGCAAGGCAAGTTCACGCTGCAGGTTCTGGGTGCAGCCGCCGAATTCGAGCGCGCCCTGATCCGCGAACGCACCAAGGCTGGGCTTGCCAGCGCGCGCACCAAGGGGCGGGTCGGCGGAAACCCTGGCCTGCGCGCCCGGGATCCGGCTGCGCTACGCAAGGTGCGGCTTGCACGACAGGACGGCTACATGGAGCGGCTGAACGAGACTGCCCAGGACTGGGTGCCCCATGTGCGACGGTTGCGCCCCGACTTGGCTTGGGAGGACGTGGTGCGCATCATCAACGGCCCCTTGCCCGAGGCGCGTCGCTGGACCCAAAGCCGTCTCTTGCGCGCTGTGAAGGCCTATGTCCGCGACGGCTTCCTGTCTGCCGAGGTGCTGGCCCGCGCCGGGCGCCGCGAAACCGACGACCGCCTGCCCGCCATCGTTGCTGCGATCAAGGGGGCGGATCCCGACATCACGCTTAAGGCGATCTGCACCCGGCTGGAAGCGATGCGCGAGCGCACGCCCCGCGGGCGGACAAGCTGGCAGCCTTCGTCGGTGAAGATGCTGTTGGAGCGGGCCGAGAAGCTGGGAATGATTTGA